The genomic stretch GCCACGGTCGCGCTCCTGCCGTGCGCGTTCCTGAAGAACCTGAAGGCCGTGTCCAAGTTCAGCTTGCTGTGCACTCTGGCGCACTTCGTCATTAACGTCCTGGTGGTCGCCTACTGCCTCTCCAGGGCGCGCGAGTGGGCCTGGGAGAAGGTCAAGTTCTACATCGATGTGAAGAAATTCCCCATTTCAATCGGCATCATCGTGTTCAGCTACACCTCGCAgatcttcctcccctccctggAGGGAAACATGCAGAAGCCCAGCGAGTTCCACTGCATGATGGAGTGGAGTCACATCGCAGCCTGCGTCCTCAAGGGCCTCTTCGCCCTGGTGGCCTACTTGACTTGGGCAGACGCCACCAAAGAGGTCATCACGGATAACCTGCCTTCAACCATCCGGGCTGTGGTGAACCTCTTCCTGGTCTCCAAGGCGCTGTTATCCTACCCGCTGCCGTTCTTTGCTGCAGTTGAGGTCCTGGAGAAATCCTTTTTCCAGGATGGCGGGAGAGCCCTCTTCCCTGACTGCTACGGCCCCGGCGGGCAGCTGAAATCCTGGGGTCTGGGCCTGAGAATTACCCTGGTAGTCTTCACCTTGCTCATGGCCGTCTTTGTCCCGCATTTCGCCCTCCTCATGGGTCTGACTGGGAGCCTCACCGGCGCAGGCCTGTGCTTCCTCTTGCCGAGCCTCTTCCACCTGAAGCTCCAGTGGAGGAATCTCCTGTGGCACCACGTCTTCTTCGACGTTGCCATTTTTGTTATTGGAGGCATATGCGCCATATCTGGCTTCATTCACTCGATTGAAGGGCTCATAGAGGCGTTCAGGTACAATATCCATGACTGAGAGCTTCAGAGATGACCTTTACTGAGTGGCGATGTCCTTAAATGCCGCACTCCGGCAGGTTGTCATGACGCAGACCTTATCAATCATCATGTTGACCACTTGGCATAGAAGCTCATGAGGAGGATTATTTGTGTGAAATgtacatctttttattttgcctTCGTGATAATGTGCAATAATAAACTCTACAATCATAGTGTAAAGTAGTTTACTCATTCcggaaaacatgttttatgagCTGGACAGAGGAACACAACCTCCGCATGACAGGGGGAGATTAAATATGCGGGCACTGACACGCCTGTCCAGGTATCAGTCTTCATGCAAAGTTGTCAAAGATCCAGTGAAAATGTCCGCCATGGGTCTAACTGTGAGTGTGTACGTGTTTATATCTGGGGAATGAAATATGTGGAATAACAATGGAGTGAATATGTTATTATTGGTTTTTGAGCTGCTAGATATATCATTAATCCcacatcagagaaaaaaaataagaccaAGGCACCCATCAGGTCAGATGGGGCCCCTTGGGTGATAATAAACCATGAATAACTTATGTGTAGTTGTTTGAACagacttattttttattttcggtttgtttctgtgtttttattttccatcttaTGCCTATAGTAGTCCTCGttggcttgtttgttttcttggtgtTTCAAGTGTCATTCTGGATGAAGTGAATTCAAAGTGCAAGCAAGTGGGTCCTAACTGTGTTATATGAAAATATGTCTGTCTGATAATATTCTCTTCCTATTGAACTTGTTAATTGTGATTTAATGGAACTAATCATGGTGTGTGAGACAAAGAGTATTTGTTGAATTAagagataaataaatcaaatattttatgGCTGGTGATTCTAATGTTTCCTTGAAATGTAGCCAGGGGTGACTGAGGGGCCTCGCTGCTCTGACTTTGTCTTTCGTTTCTCACTCTTCTGTTAAacttcctctttttaaaaaaaagaaggttaATTAAGCTTCCcctttcataaaaaaaaaagcaactagCAACTGCATTGTTCAAGTAAAGTCGGGTcggttttaaaaacattttttacagatCACACATTTGCCTCAAGGTGCATGCAGCCACATTAAATTATTCTTGACAAGATGCAGAGGCCTCAGAAGCAGCTTGTGGCAGACTGTGTGATAACCTGGCACTGTTGACATCGACAACATAGGTCAGCTTGTCACCTCAAAGACACCTGTGAattcagagaagaaaacaggaagtgggtGACAGTAGATTATTTTAAGTCTATATCTCACACCACTGTCTTTAATTCAAAGCTGATTGTTGCTTACCTAAAAAGGTAACATAAAAGCACATACTTTCATTTCCTTGTGCATGTTAGTGGACCCTGACAAGTCTTTATtcaagattttaaaataatttctgaTCAGATGCACTTTATTCATATCTAACACTTTAGCTCCTACAAAACTGATTGtgatttaacacatttaagCTCTACTAATTATTTGGTTACTACAGACAGAGCTGTATCAAAAAGTAGCTTCCTGTTCCTCAGACAAACCCAAACCA from Pagrus major chromosome 7, Pma_NU_1.0 encodes the following:
- the LOC141000447 gene encoding vesicular inhibitory amino acid transporter-like, with the protein product MAHLIRHKLTNKLTNAAHTVSNKSQAKVSGVFARLGFQAATDEEGLGFAECDDLDYDYRQGMQMDVLQGEEEGGHMEGEGELDGDSHYQRDGTGRRASSLKTGGSLDEDKPKITTWEAGWNVTNAIQGMFVLGLPYAILHGGYLGLFLIIFAAVVCCYTGKILIACLYEENEDGIKVRVRESYVDIANACCAPRFPTLGGHVVNVAQIIELVMTCILYVVVSGNLMYNSFPGFPVSQKAWSVVATVALLPCAFLKNLKAVSKFSLLCTLAHFVINVLVVAYCLSRAREWAWEKVKFYIDVKKFPISIGIIVFSYTSQIFLPSLEGNMQKPSEFHCMMEWSHIAACVLKGLFALVAYLTWADATKEVITDNLPSTIRAVVNLFLVSKALLSYPLPFFAAVEVLEKSFFQDGGRALFPDCYGPGGQLKSWGLGLRITLVVFTLLMAVFVPHFALLMGLTGSLTGAGLCFLLPSLFHLKLQWRNLLWHHVFFDVAIFVIGGICAISGFIHSIEGLIEAFRYNIHD